Proteins from a genomic interval of Niabella soli DSM 19437:
- a CDS encoding RagB/SusD family nutrient uptake outer membrane protein — MKRIIFFFTIIMALSGCSKFLVEDPKATLVPDFFSTTQGFQQGVDAAYAGMRNFWGAQDLFTMTCIGTDEFMRGIDGNSDINLYSSNYTSTNGSVANIWKAAYTFINTCNGLIDNAAKVDLPQAAKDKLIGEVKFLRANYYFILVQFYGGVTLNKDFQATPTTSATRSSLADMYDFIIEDLKAAIAILPASPKSTGVLPGKATAAAAKHVLAKVYLARAGSAAKKPDDYHNAYLTATDLISGSASIGLGLLPDFGKVFAEGNEDNAEVLWSVQHTSNLAYNGPNNSGISNFSADNVLNHMWVPQYEKQPGMVRSMDYGRPYIRCIPTRWLTDTVYKEKVIDSRYSKTFQTVWYANNPDPKGYPVWPNPLPAGAPAGAVSGQPKFAFGDTAIYMPGVDASDAQIKAAKYLLMPPRKYANNLSPAMKKYFDTKRANLNDPSVRPVIVFRLAETYLVAAEAAFMDGDVPNAVKYLNLLRERAAATGANPQLMDITAADISLNFILDERSRELCGEMVRWWDLVRTGKLLERVRLHNPEAAPNIIDKHILRPIPQAQIDATITGDPYPQNPGW; from the coding sequence ATGAAACGAATTATATTTTTCTTTACGATAATAATGGCGCTGTCCGGATGCAGCAAATTTTTAGTAGAGGACCCGAAGGCCACCCTGGTGCCTGATTTTTTCTCCACCACACAGGGCTTCCAGCAGGGTGTGGACGCGGCTTATGCGGGTATGCGTAATTTCTGGGGCGCACAGGATCTGTTTACCATGACCTGTATCGGAACGGATGAGTTTATGCGGGGGATCGATGGCAACAGCGATATTAACCTGTACAGCAGCAATTACACCTCCACCAATGGATCGGTTGCCAATATCTGGAAGGCTGCATACACTTTTATAAATACCTGTAACGGACTTATTGATAATGCAGCTAAAGTAGACCTGCCGCAGGCTGCAAAAGATAAACTTATTGGTGAGGTGAAATTCCTGCGCGCCAATTATTATTTCATACTGGTGCAATTCTACGGCGGGGTAACGCTCAATAAGGATTTTCAGGCAACGCCCACAACATCCGCAACAAGGAGTAGTTTGGCAGATATGTATGATTTTATCATTGAGGACCTGAAGGCGGCGATTGCCATACTGCCCGCGAGCCCCAAAAGTACCGGGGTGTTGCCGGGGAAGGCTACCGCGGCTGCAGCCAAACATGTACTGGCAAAAGTATACCTGGCGCGCGCAGGATCGGCTGCGAAAAAGCCTGATGACTACCACAACGCCTACCTTACCGCAACAGATCTGATCAGCGGAAGTGCGTCTATTGGGTTAGGGCTGCTGCCGGATTTTGGAAAAGTGTTTGCCGAGGGAAATGAAGACAATGCGGAAGTGCTCTGGTCCGTGCAGCATACGTCCAACCTGGCTTATAACGGGCCCAACAACAGCGGTATATCCAACTTCAGCGCAGATAATGTTTTAAATCATATGTGGGTGCCTCAGTATGAAAAGCAACCCGGAATGGTGCGCAGTATGGATTACGGCAGACCATATATCCGGTGCATACCCACAAGATGGCTTACAGATACTGTTTATAAAGAAAAAGTTATTGACAGCCGCTATAGTAAAACATTTCAAACAGTTTGGTATGCCAATAATCCCGATCCCAAAGGGTATCCCGTTTGGCCCAACCCGCTTCCGGCAGGAGCGCCGGCGGGCGCAGTTTCGGGGCAGCCCAAATTTGCTTTTGGCGATACGGCTATTTACATGCCGGGTGTGGATGCTTCAGATGCCCAGATAAAAGCCGCGAAATATTTGCTGATGCCTCCACGTAAATACGCGAATAATCTTTCGCCTGCAATGAAAAAATATTTTGATACCAAGCGGGCCAACTTAAATGATCCCTCGGTACGACCGGTGATTGTTTTCAGACTGGCGGAAACCTACCTCGTTGCAGCAGAGGCGGCATTTATGGATGGCGATGTTCCCAATGCCGTAAAGTATCTGAACCTCTTGCGGGAACGCGCAGCGGCTACCGGTGCTAATCCACAACTGATGGATATAACGGCAGCAGATATTTCACTAAATTTTATCCTGGATGAGCGCTCCCGCGAATTATGTGGTGAAATGGTGCGTTGGTGGGACCTGGTGCGGACTGGTAAACTTTTGGAACGGGTACGGCTTCATAATCCTGAAGCGGCGCCCAATATTATCGACAAACACATCCTGCGGCCCATTCCACAGGCACAGATTGATGCGACTATTACCGGCGACCCTTATCCGCAGAACCCGGGGTGGTAG
- a CDS encoding SusC/RagA family TonB-linked outer membrane protein encodes MNKRLWTIALVILLCPALVWAKDLQAGMAVINLNGNAIPAAIHVEGTVTDESGKPLTGINIIEKGTTRGTTTDANGRFSIEVANSKAVLVFSGVGFLQQEVSVTGPEPLSIVLQTNIKTGDEVIVVGYGTQRKRDITGAIASVSEQAIKNVPASNLSNALQGQAAGVDIQRSGANSKPGATPSILIRGSRSLGASNSPLIVVDGVPFNGSIADLNQDDVVSVEILKDASATSIYGSRGANGVLLITTKRGKAGSTPVVTYSGYIGTSKITDEFPVMNGQEFATLKKWANINANPGKYTGLDDPLFLTNGVFDPAEVEGVKTGRSTNWQQYIYKTGIITDHQVGVSAGTDKTQYAVSGGYFNQTGIYPGQSFERYSVKISVDQKLGKRIKIGLSSLNNFSTRKGESANPMAQALRASPLVSPFDSTGAVLNNFVPGSASQVWNPLADFEKNAVVETRKRLGTFTTFYGEINLLDGLKYRLNAGAEIRSDVYGNFYASKTTYNLGKPSTSSNRTALSTDYTIENLLVYEKTFAAKHHINFTGLYSLQQSQSQSNQFDNTDISADYLAFYNPVYGSNLTGKGAYSKWDILSYMGRLNYGFDNRYLLTLTMRSDGSSRLAPGNKYHVFPSASAAWNLGNEKFLKGSEIFSSLKLRAGYGMVGNTAIDPYQTLGSLSPLVYNYGSTTTTGVYPSNAPNPKLTWENTATANIGIDFSVLKDRVSGSIELYHQYTNSLLLPQTLPPTSGIPNKIVTNIGKTENKGMEITLHTENIQAKREQGFSWSSDFNFSINRGVIKQLANGVLSDVGNGWFVGSPIDVFYDYKRLGIWQNTSADSALAKSLGLTLTGTSSVIGTIKVADVSGPQGVPDGKIDATYDRIIVGTSQPKWQGGTTQRIAFKGFDFTVVAFARMGFMMNSSLYGGNFVNTYQGTYNNMQVDYWTPDNHQNQFPKPNAATTNPAYRSLLGYFDGSFIKIRTLSLGYTLPARWVSQLGLKAFRAYVTASDPFILYAPYRKAGGLDPEGAGTVGIDTPPVRSMILGVNVTF; translated from the coding sequence ATGAATAAACGATTATGGACAATTGCTTTGGTCATCCTGCTATGCCCGGCGTTGGTTTGGGCAAAGGACCTGCAGGCCGGGATGGCTGTTATAAACCTTAATGGCAATGCGATACCGGCGGCAATTCACGTAGAAGGGACGGTTACGGATGAAAGCGGCAAGCCGTTAACAGGGATCAACATTATAGAGAAAGGCACCACGCGTGGAACAACGACGGATGCCAATGGAAGATTTAGCATTGAGGTTGCGAACAGTAAAGCGGTGCTGGTCTTTTCCGGCGTGGGCTTTTTGCAACAGGAAGTAAGCGTAACCGGGCCGGAGCCCCTTAGTATCGTTCTGCAAACAAATATTAAAACTGGAGATGAAGTGATTGTGGTGGGCTACGGAACCCAGCGAAAAAGGGATATCACCGGCGCCATTGCCTCCGTAAGCGAGCAGGCCATTAAAAATGTTCCTGCCTCCAACCTTAGCAATGCTTTGCAGGGACAGGCAGCGGGAGTGGATATTCAGCGAAGCGGCGCCAACAGCAAGCCCGGTGCAACGCCCAGTATACTGATCCGGGGCTCCCGCTCACTGGGTGCTTCTAACAGCCCGTTGATCGTAGTAGATGGCGTCCCGTTTAATGGTAGTATAGCAGATCTGAACCAGGATGATGTGGTATCTGTTGAAATATTAAAAGATGCCTCCGCCACGTCTATTTACGGATCGCGCGGAGCAAATGGCGTATTATTGATCACCACAAAACGAGGTAAAGCAGGATCAACGCCTGTGGTTACCTATAGCGGTTATATAGGCACTTCTAAAATAACCGATGAATTTCCTGTTATGAATGGACAGGAATTTGCCACATTAAAAAAATGGGCGAATATTAATGCCAACCCCGGTAAATATACAGGGTTGGATGATCCGCTTTTTCTTACAAACGGCGTATTTGACCCGGCAGAAGTAGAAGGGGTTAAAACCGGAAGAAGCACTAACTGGCAACAATACATCTACAAAACGGGGATCATTACGGATCACCAGGTAGGCGTATCAGCGGGGACAGATAAAACCCAGTATGCTGTTTCAGGAGGGTACTTTAATCAAACCGGGATTTATCCGGGACAATCGTTTGAGCGCTATTCTGTCAAAATTAGTGTGGACCAAAAATTAGGCAAACGCATTAAAATCGGGTTGAGCTCATTAAATAATTTTTCAACCCGAAAAGGAGAAAGCGCCAACCCGATGGCGCAGGCGTTACGGGCAAGTCCCCTGGTATCGCCTTTTGATTCAACAGGAGCCGTGCTCAACAATTTTGTTCCGGGCAGCGCCAGCCAGGTGTGGAACCCTTTGGCGGATTTTGAAAAGAATGCAGTGGTGGAAACCCGGAAACGGTTGGGGACTTTTACTACGTTTTATGGTGAGATCAATCTGCTGGACGGACTGAAGTATCGTCTGAATGCAGGAGCCGAGATACGCAGTGATGTGTATGGTAATTTCTATGCCAGCAAAACGACTTATAACCTGGGTAAGCCCTCCACCTCCTCTAACAGAACGGCATTGAGCACCGACTACACGATAGAAAATTTACTGGTATATGAAAAAACGTTTGCAGCAAAACATCATATAAATTTCACAGGCCTTTACAGTTTGCAGCAATCGCAAAGCCAGTCGAATCAATTTGACAATACAGATATTTCTGCGGACTACCTGGCCTTCTATAATCCCGTGTATGGCTCTAATCTGACGGGTAAGGGCGCTTATTCAAAATGGGATATTTTATCCTATATGGGAAGATTGAACTATGGCTTTGATAACCGTTACCTGCTTACGCTTACTATGCGGTCGGACGGCTCTTCCCGCCTGGCTCCGGGTAATAAGTATCACGTTTTTCCATCTGCTTCTGCGGCATGGAACTTAGGGAATGAAAAATTCTTAAAAGGATCCGAAATATTCTCAAGCCTGAAACTGAGGGCCGGATATGGAATGGTGGGTAATACCGCTATTGATCCCTACCAGACGCTGGGGTCTTTGTCTCCGCTAGTGTACAATTACGGAAGTACTACTACCACCGGTGTGTATCCTTCCAACGCGCCCAATCCAAAGCTGACCTGGGAGAATACGGCAACGGCTAATATCGGGATAGACTTTAGCGTACTTAAGGACAGGGTCAGCGGCTCCATTGAATTGTATCATCAATACACCAATTCCTTGTTGTTACCGCAAACACTGCCTCCAACCTCCGGTATCCCTAATAAAATAGTAACCAATATTGGCAAAACAGAAAATAAAGGGATGGAGATCACCCTGCATACAGAAAATATCCAGGCGAAGCGGGAACAGGGTTTTTCCTGGTCCAGCGATTTTAATTTTTCAATCAACCGAGGTGTTATTAAACAACTGGCCAATGGCGTGTTGAGCGATGTAGGCAATGGATGGTTTGTTGGCAGTCCCATTGATGTATTTTATGATTATAAGCGATTAGGGATCTGGCAGAATACCTCAGCAGATTCTGCGCTGGCCAAATCATTAGGGTTAACCCTTACGGGAACGTCTTCTGTGATCGGTACTATTAAAGTTGCGGATGTGAGTGGGCCCCAGGGCGTGCCCGACGGAAAAATTGACGCAACCTACGACCGGATCATCGTAGGCACCAGCCAGCCTAAATGGCAGGGAGGTACTACGCAACGCATCGCTTTTAAAGGCTTTGATTTTACTGTTGTGGCTTTTGCGAGAATGGGCTTTATGATGAACAGCAGTCTGTACGGGGGAAATTTTGTGAACACTTACCAGGGCACTTACAATAATATGCAGGTAGATTACTGGACGCCCGATAATCACCAGAATCAATTTCCCAAACCCAATGCTGCCACCACCAACCCGGCCTACCGGTCCCTGCTGGGCTATTTTGACGGAAGCTTTATCAAGATCCGTACACTAAGCCTTGGATATACGCTTCCCGCGCGATGGGTAAGCCAGTTAGGATTAAAGGCGTTCCGCGCTTATGTTACAGCCTCGGATCCATTTATACTCTATGCACCCTACCGGAAAGCGGGAGGGTTGGATCCTGAAGGCGCGGGAACAGTAGGCATTGACACGCCACCTGTACGATCAATGATCCTTGGAGTAAATGTTACCTTTTAA